One segment of Bacilli bacterium PM5-9 DNA contains the following:
- a CDS encoding Fe-S oxidoreductase (product_source=COG0247; cog=COG0247; superfamily=101089), with amino-acid sequence MKNVYYNPGCALLIYKEELANKMYEYLKSKDNSIKLHTICCHHDPQVEDESLIINTCAGCDRRFSTLYDNIETISVWEMLAEDDDFLFPDHTGLTLSIHDACPIRGKNQVHNAIRKLLDKMNITVIENEFSKGKSICCGDNLYPHVSIEKVQEHMKKRAESMPCDEVCIYCVSCIKSMHIGGKKPRYMVDLLFNETTEVGEYDTVKWHDMVNEFIKEH; translated from the coding sequence ATGAAAAATGTTTATTATAATCCAGGATGCGCATTATTGATTTATAAAGAAGAACTTGCAAATAAGATGTATGAATATTTAAAATCAAAAGATAACTCAATTAAATTGCATACAATTTGTTGCCATCATGATCCTCAAGTTGAAGATGAATCATTAATTATAAATACTTGTGCTGGTTGTGATCGAAGATTTAGTACTTTATATGATAATATTGAAACAATTTCAGTTTGGGAAATGCTTGCTGAAGATGATGATTTTTTATTTCCAGATCATACTGGACTTACTTTATCTATACATGATGCATGTCCTATTAGAGGAAAGAATCAAGTTCATAATGCAATTAGGAAATTGCTTGATAAAATGAATATAACTGTCATTGAAAATGAGTTTTCGAAAGGAAAATCAATTTGTTGTGGTGATAACTTATATCCACATGTTTCAATTGAAAAAGTGCAAGAGCATATGAAAAAAAGAGCAGAAAGTATGCCCTGTGATGAAGTTTGCATTTATTGTGTTTCGTGCATTAAATCAATGCATATAGGTGGTAAAAAGCCTAGATATATGGTTGATTTATTATTTAATGAAACAACTGAAGTAGGCGAATATGATACAGTAAAATGGCATGATATGGTTAATGAATTTATAAAAGAACATTAA
- a CDS encoding major membrane immunogen (membrane-anchored lipoprotein) (product_source=COG4939; cog=COG4939; smart=SM00900; superfamily=58046), with the protein MNKFLKYLTIIIFLICCSCQKQDNELQDGIYQAMNPIPDEHGWQTFVEYEIKDNKIINIEYDALNLQNGSKKTKAKSSIVNDFTMNSKNGEWHTQVNKLEKEIIKNQSLNPLKADSVTGATITYDDFNSLISTAKNNKIIVGKLKDGLYYSKTNKPDKNNNIYTLGYYVRNGIILGAHVDSYKSNSKEIIYNYNLSVAGKYDLRSTSASFAEQCLQISNYLVEKQTLIVGTDDNGKTDAISKATITVEPWVNLYTNSINKK; encoded by the coding sequence ATGAATAAATTTCTAAAGTATTTAACAATCATTATTTTTTTAATATGTTGTTCATGTCAAAAACAAGATAACGAATTACAAGATGGTATTTATCAAGCAATGAATCCAATACCAGATGAACATGGTTGGCAAACATTTGTTGAGTATGAAATAAAAGATAATAAAATAATTAATATTGAATATGATGCTTTAAATTTGCAAAATGGTTCTAAAAAAACAAAAGCAAAATCATCCATAGTCAATGATTTTACTATGAACTCTAAAAATGGTGAATGGCATACACAAGTAAACAAATTAGAAAAAGAAATAATAAAAAATCAATCATTAAATCCACTTAAAGCTGATAGTGTTACTGGTGCAACCATTACATATGATGATTTCAATTCGTTAATTTCAACTGCAAAAAACAATAAAATTATTGTTGGAAAATTAAAAGATGGTTTATATTATTCAAAAACAAATAAACCTGATAAAAACAACAATATTTATACGCTTGGTTATTATGTTAGAAACGGAATAATACTTGGTGCTCATGTTGATAGTTATAAAAGTAACTCAAAAGAAATCATTTATAATTACAACTTATCAGTCGCCGGAAAATATGATTTACGTTCAACAAGCGCCTCATTTGCTGAGCAATGCTTACAAATATCAAATTATTTAGTTGAAAAACAAACATTAATTGTTGGAACTGATGATAATGGAAAAACTGATGCAATATCAAAAGCAACTATCACTGTTGAACCATGGGTTAATTTATATACAAATTCAATAAATAAAAAATAA
- a CDS encoding hypothetical protein (product_source=Hypo-rule applied; cleavage_site_network=SignalP-noTM; superfamily=47933; transmembrane_helix_parts=Inside_1_6,TMhelix_7_26,Outside_27_154), translating to MKIKKYLMVAIAVVVFVAIAIPAFAAENQTPMYSCAKITGKTIEEIRAERKSGKTCAMIAKEANKLTEFKSAVYKNKKSRLDDMVKNGNISQEKADEILANVKNCQNNCNGTQSGSQNQGQGLGYGNGQGNGHGQGHGQNQGNGQGLRDGSCFK from the coding sequence ATGAAAATCAAAAAATATTTAATGGTTGCGATTGCTGTTGTAGTATTTGTAGCTATAGCCATTCCAGCTTTTGCAGCAGAAAATCAAACGCCAATGTATTCTTGTGCTAAAATTACAGGAAAAACAATTGAGGAAATTAGAGCTGAGCGTAAAAGTGGAAAAACTTGTGCGATGATTGCTAAAGAGGCAAATAAATTAACAGAGTTCAAATCGGCTGTATACAAAAATAAGAAAAGTAGGCTTGATGATATGGTTAAAAATGGAAATATCTCGCAAGAAAAAGCTGATGAAATACTTGCAAATGTTAAAAATTGCCAAAATAATTGCAATGGAACACAAAGTGGTTCTCAAAATCAAGGTCAAGGTTTAGGATATGGGAATGGTCAAGGTAATGGACATGGACAAGGTCATGGTCAAAACCAAGGTAATGGTCAAGGACTTAGAGATGGGTCTTGTTTTAAGTAA
- a CDS encoding putative membrane protein (product_source=COG4720; cog=COG4720; pfam=PF07155; superfamily=81345; transmembrane_helix_parts=Inside_1_8,TMhelix_9_31,Outside_32_68,TMhelix_69_91,Inside_92_103,TMhelix_104_126,Outside_127_140,TMhelix_141_163,Inside_164_170): MKFKVSEIVSVGVLSCLVLIGSFINIMLPFASQGGLVHFGTTIAVISVVVYGRKVGTLSGAIGMSLFDILGGWLIWAPATAIARLGLGYIMGTISYAKEKNGKSYLYNLIGLICGGAWMVLVYYLFEAILYNNWIAPLGSIPGNVSQLVLAAVVGIPIGLILKKYIKVSN, translated from the coding sequence ATGAAATTTAAAGTATCAGAAATTGTTAGTGTTGGTGTTTTATCTTGCTTAGTACTAATCGGTTCCTTTATTAATATAATGTTACCATTTGCTTCTCAAGGCGGACTTGTTCACTTTGGTACAACAATTGCAGTAATTTCAGTTGTAGTTTATGGACGAAAAGTAGGTACTTTATCAGGTGCAATTGGTATGTCGTTATTTGACATCTTAGGTGGTTGGTTAATTTGGGCACCTGCAACAGCAATCGCACGATTAGGGTTAGGATATATTATGGGAACTATTTCCTATGCAAAAGAGAAAAACGGAAAATCATACCTATATAATTTAATTGGATTAATATGTGGTGGTGCTTGGATGGTTCTAGTATACTATCTATTCGAAGCAATTTTATATAACAATTGGATTGCCCCACTTGGTTCAATTCCTGGTAATGTTTCACAATTAGTTTTAGCAGCAGTTGTTGGTATTCCAATTGGATTAATTCTTAAAAAATATATAAAAGTCTCTAATTAA